The following are from one region of the Planctomonas sp. JC2975 genome:
- a CDS encoding pyridoxal phosphate-dependent aminotransferase, with protein sequence MTELVPGPWQRAAHGAGLLSDDGVVRATIFAEMSALAARTGAINLGQGFPDEDGPAEVLDAAVRSIRDGVNQYPPGIGMPVLREAIAEHQHRFYGLTVDPDREVLVTAGATEALAATLLALVSDGDEVVTFEPFYDAYGATIALAGGVHRTVALRAPEFRPDLDELRAAVSDRTRVILVNDPHNPTGAVFDRDVLETIIELAHEHDAIIVTDEVYEHLTFDRPHIPIATLPGGRDRTVTISSGGKTFNATGWKIGWAIAPPQLITAITAVKQFLTYVNGAPFQPAIAAGLRMPDSFFSNAAATLRAKRDLLSSGLELAGFDVYASHGSYFVVADAAPLGYSDAVAFCRELPSLAGVVAVPITAFCGPLLRAESASLVRFAFCKRVDVLERAAAQLARLR encoded by the coding sequence ATGACGGAGTTGGTCCCCGGTCCCTGGCAGCGCGCGGCGCACGGCGCCGGACTTCTCAGCGACGACGGCGTCGTGAGGGCGACGATCTTCGCCGAGATGAGCGCACTCGCTGCCCGCACAGGAGCCATCAATCTCGGGCAGGGCTTTCCCGATGAGGACGGCCCCGCCGAAGTGCTCGATGCTGCGGTGCGGAGTATCCGGGACGGGGTGAATCAATATCCGCCCGGCATCGGCATGCCCGTGCTGCGCGAGGCCATCGCCGAGCACCAGCATCGCTTCTACGGGCTCACCGTCGATCCCGACCGTGAGGTCCTCGTCACGGCGGGCGCCACGGAAGCCCTCGCCGCCACCCTGCTGGCGCTCGTCAGCGACGGAGACGAGGTCGTCACCTTCGAACCGTTCTACGACGCGTACGGGGCGACCATTGCGCTGGCCGGCGGCGTCCATCGCACGGTCGCGCTCCGTGCGCCGGAGTTCCGGCCGGATCTCGACGAGCTGCGGGCCGCGGTGAGCGATCGCACCAGGGTGATCCTGGTGAACGATCCGCACAATCCGACTGGCGCGGTCTTCGATCGCGACGTGCTCGAGACGATCATCGAGCTGGCGCACGAGCACGACGCGATCATCGTGACCGACGAGGTGTACGAGCACCTCACATTCGACCGGCCGCACATCCCGATCGCGACCCTCCCCGGTGGCCGGGATCGCACGGTGACCATCTCGTCGGGCGGCAAGACTTTCAACGCCACGGGTTGGAAGATCGGCTGGGCCATCGCTCCCCCGCAGCTGATCACGGCGATCACAGCCGTGAAGCAGTTCCTCACGTATGTGAACGGCGCTCCGTTCCAGCCGGCGATCGCAGCCGGTCTGCGGATGCCCGATTCCTTCTTCTCCAATGCCGCCGCGACTCTCCGTGCCAAGCGCGACCTGCTCTCGTCGGGCCTCGAGCTGGCCGGCTTCGACGTGTACGCCTCACACGGCTCGTACTTCGTCGTCGCGGATGCCGCACCCCTCGGCTACTCCGATGCCGTGGCCTTCTGCCGCGAGCTCCCTTCGCTCGCTGGGGTCGTCGCGGTGCCGATCACGGCGTTCTGCGGGCCACTGCTGCGGGCGGAATCCGCCTCGCTCGTGCGCTTCGCGTTCTGCAAACGCGTCGACGTGCTCGAGCGCGCCGCGGCTCAGTTGGCACGTCTGAGGTGA
- a CDS encoding carbon-nitrogen hydrolase family protein, giving the protein MTSIDQAAASPTVAVAVAQFAPGSDAQENLERMAELASTSVARGARLVVFPEYSSYFVDPVDMRFVDHAEPLDGPFTKAVAELSEALDVTIVAGFAELTDVPGHFSNTLAAVAPRAGIRAVYRKQHLYDAFGSRESDVVVPGPLDPPQLFTVDGLSVGLQTCYDLRFPEVTRTIVDAGADLVVVPSEWVRGPLKEHHWRTLITARAIENTVFVAAADHVAPIGVGASIVVDPMGVVMADAGERTGIALAWLDRERLAAVRQQNPALALRRYDVVPKP; this is encoded by the coding sequence ATGACGAGCATCGACCAGGCAGCAGCGTCTCCTACGGTCGCCGTCGCGGTCGCACAATTCGCGCCTGGCTCCGACGCTCAGGAGAACCTGGAGCGGATGGCAGAGCTCGCCTCCACGTCCGTCGCCCGCGGCGCCCGACTGGTCGTCTTTCCGGAGTATTCGTCGTACTTCGTCGATCCGGTCGACATGCGCTTCGTGGATCATGCCGAACCCCTCGACGGTCCGTTCACCAAAGCCGTCGCCGAGCTGTCCGAAGCGCTCGACGTCACGATCGTGGCGGGCTTCGCAGAGCTGACGGATGTCCCTGGTCACTTCTCCAACACGCTGGCCGCTGTCGCTCCACGAGCAGGCATCCGCGCCGTCTACCGCAAGCAGCACCTCTACGATGCGTTCGGCTCGCGTGAGTCGGATGTCGTCGTCCCGGGTCCTCTCGATCCACCTCAGCTGTTCACCGTCGACGGTCTCTCCGTCGGCCTCCAGACGTGTTACGACCTCCGATTCCCCGAGGTGACGCGCACGATCGTCGACGCCGGGGCAGATCTCGTGGTGGTCCCGAGTGAATGGGTACGCGGACCCCTCAAGGAGCACCACTGGCGCACGCTCATCACCGCAAGGGCGATCGAGAACACGGTCTTCGTCGCAGCGGCAGACCACGTCGCCCCGATCGGGGTCGGAGCGAGCATCGTCGTCGATCCGATGGGTGTCGTCATGGCGGATGCCGGTGAGCGGACCGGCATCGCGCTGGCGTGGTTGGACCGTGAACGCCTCGCCGCCGTGCGTCAGCAGAATCCTGCTCTAGCGCTGCGTAGATATGACGTGGTCCCGAAGCCATGA
- a CDS encoding response regulator transcription factor yields the protein MTAATNDSTEPRQFLLLVEDDLKLGPLMAKVLQASFDVELIADGGKAYERALSGDHDVLVVDRRLPTLDGLSIVRKLRQARVVTPILMLTALGTTADKVDGLDAGANDYLVKPFEYDELLARLRALTRRFDPQGTGLPVGEWTFFPDDACIYSPHIGRILLTPRESALLRLFAENPERTYTREQILRTVFSAEDQPGTVDTYVHYLRRKTDKDVVLTVRRKGYRLGQL from the coding sequence ATGACGGCGGCGACTAACGACAGCACGGAACCCCGCCAGTTCCTGCTCCTCGTCGAGGACGACCTCAAGCTGGGTCCACTCATGGCGAAGGTTCTGCAGGCATCGTTCGACGTCGAGCTGATCGCCGACGGCGGCAAGGCCTACGAACGCGCGCTCAGCGGCGACCACGACGTGCTCGTGGTCGATCGCCGACTGCCGACGCTCGACGGTCTCAGCATCGTGCGCAAGCTGCGGCAGGCGCGCGTGGTGACGCCCATCCTCATGCTCACGGCGCTCGGCACGACCGCCGACAAGGTCGACGGTCTCGACGCCGGCGCGAACGACTACCTCGTCAAGCCGTTCGAGTACGACGAGCTGCTCGCGCGCCTGAGGGCGCTCACCCGGCGCTTCGATCCGCAGGGCACAGGCCTCCCGGTCGGCGAGTGGACCTTCTTCCCCGACGACGCCTGCATCTACTCGCCGCACATCGGTCGCATCCTGCTGACGCCCCGCGAGTCGGCACTGCTGCGCCTGTTCGCCGAGAACCCGGAGCGCACGTACACGCGTGAGCAGATCCTCCGCACCGTCTTCAGCGCCGAAGACCAGCCGGGCACCGTCGACACGTACGTGCACTACCTGCGACGCAAGACCGACAAGGACGTCGTGCTCACCGTTCGACGCAAGGGCTACCGGCTGGGCCAACTATGA
- a CDS encoding HAMP domain-containing sensor histidine kinase, with product MRARRARDHGADAAAIARASRAVTAQITIAAAAIVVLVVVLSVAFIFDQSQPSELLEKPAPGETKIYVDADDMLIALIVVGIIAIFLAGLLSWVIARRAVRPLGEALRMQRTFVADASHELRTPVAVVAARVELLRQELDAGDDPTQNLTELRQDVSLLSDVITDLLIAATPPADAEKRTPTDVVAIAESTIADLQVIATGRNVAVRLDAAPGITTPVPPTTLRRCIVALVDNAVGHSPAGGTVRVAVAPARDRASFAVSVRDEGSGIIGIDSRRLFDRFARGADATSGGERSGFGIGLALVRDIADRYDGRIEVTDTSSAGTTFTLTLPRL from the coding sequence ATGAGAGCACGACGGGCCCGTGACCACGGAGCGGATGCCGCGGCCATCGCCCGCGCATCCCGTGCGGTCACGGCGCAGATCACCATCGCGGCGGCCGCGATCGTCGTGCTCGTGGTCGTGCTGTCCGTCGCCTTCATCTTCGACCAGTCGCAGCCCAGCGAGCTGCTGGAGAAGCCGGCACCAGGCGAGACGAAGATCTATGTCGACGCGGACGACATGCTCATCGCCCTCATCGTCGTCGGCATCATCGCCATCTTCCTCGCCGGACTGCTGAGCTGGGTGATCGCACGTCGCGCCGTTCGGCCCCTCGGCGAGGCGCTGCGGATGCAGCGGACCTTCGTCGCGGATGCCAGCCATGAGTTGCGCACGCCCGTCGCCGTGGTCGCCGCGCGGGTCGAATTGCTGCGGCAGGAGCTCGACGCCGGGGACGATCCGACCCAGAACCTCACCGAGCTGCGCCAGGACGTGAGCCTCCTCAGCGACGTGATCACGGATCTGCTGATCGCCGCCACTCCCCCTGCCGACGCGGAGAAGCGGACTCCGACGGACGTGGTCGCCATCGCCGAGTCCACCATCGCGGATCTGCAGGTGATCGCGACCGGCCGGAACGTCGCGGTACGCCTGGATGCCGCTCCCGGCATCACCACTCCGGTTCCGCCCACCACCCTGCGGCGCTGCATCGTCGCCCTCGTCGACAACGCGGTCGGGCACTCGCCTGCAGGCGGAACGGTCCGCGTGGCCGTCGCGCCGGCCAGGGATCGCGCATCCTTCGCCGTATCGGTGCGGGACGAAGGATCGGGCATCATCGGGATCGACAGCCGTCGCCTGTTCGACAGGTTCGCACGAGGCGCCGACGCGACGTCCGGCGGCGAGCGCAGCGGCTTCGGCATCGGACTCGCGCTCGTGCGCGACATCGCCGATCGCTATGACGGACGCATCGAGGTGACGGACACGTCGTCTGCCGGGACCACGTTCACCCTGACCCTCCCGCGCCTCTGA
- a CDS encoding phosphatase PAP2 family protein has translation MRELRHRMPIALAGAVLVALAAWSRVHPGVHFPTDVAASVLLTGSVACIVIPLIVNVALPQSRSARRAQAEGATDDGGD, from the coding sequence ATGCGCGAGCTCCGGCATCGCATGCCGATCGCCCTTGCCGGAGCGGTACTCGTCGCTCTGGCTGCATGGTCGCGCGTGCATCCGGGGGTGCATTTCCCGACCGATGTCGCGGCATCCGTGCTTCTGACAGGCTCCGTGGCGTGCATCGTGATACCTCTGATCGTGAACGTCGCGCTACCGCAGTCGCGCAGCGCGAGACGAGCCCAGGCAGAAGGTGCGACAGATGACGGCGGCGACTAA
- a CDS encoding polysaccharide lyase family protein: MALPITRRTALGLIGGAAGAALLPTLPAGAGAAHADVPLGTGPDVTVVDNGSTVTLGNGIVQFDVVKSTAEIKNLHLVGSTLGNEDVNLLGGSAGHGYTTFNYNNVSAAGSAKNAVYSVISQTADRTEISLLIDNPAVLRFYLDIRIALERGASGLHSYWIVKYTDDMPDGLDFAQLRYAFSADTPDFHWFVVDDERGVQQRPPISDLSHSVTLQDTTYALPDGSIWSKYQNVSNQEGDNHVFMISNGRVGLSLIQASKESFGGPTRQELTCHDYYDGMILLWHPFTSHYGEADLAPDRGWEKVYGPFFLHVGEASAADEESTVAALWRGAKSAAAQQRAQWPYAWIEDPAYAAHQRSTVSGKFTVAGLGAVDNGWAVLYKAEPDRAYQGITLDGSDWQYLAKDYIYSAKISAGGVFEIPAVRPGTYTLAAFTKGAMGEYRRSNITVPASGHVDIGNNVWHPDRFGPTLWQIGTADRSAEEFYVHGGKDGFRRTLTWLEYPYEFPNDVDFTVGVDDPATKWNYFHPMLKTPGTPAQLAWRGTTASTELTEWKIRFDAHRYQRGTAYLDIALSGDAFGGLNLALNGAPIGTIDPAPGAPGDNSSYRLTIRAMYRRVPTITFPATLIKAGENVLTLTTAHAPQAPTSDNWMAPIGGVMYDTIRLQVNEGA; the protein is encoded by the coding sequence ATGGCACTTCCCATCACGCGTCGCACAGCACTCGGGCTCATCGGCGGAGCAGCGGGTGCGGCGCTGCTGCCCACCCTTCCCGCCGGGGCGGGGGCCGCCCATGCGGACGTTCCGCTCGGCACCGGACCCGACGTCACAGTCGTCGACAACGGCAGCACCGTGACGCTCGGCAACGGAATCGTTCAGTTCGACGTGGTCAAGTCCACTGCGGAGATCAAGAACCTCCACCTGGTGGGCAGCACGCTCGGCAACGAGGATGTCAACCTGCTCGGCGGATCCGCCGGGCACGGGTACACGACGTTCAACTACAACAACGTGTCAGCAGCCGGATCCGCGAAGAACGCCGTCTACAGCGTGATTTCGCAGACGGCCGACCGGACCGAGATCTCGCTGCTCATCGACAATCCGGCCGTACTGCGGTTCTACCTGGACATCCGCATCGCGCTGGAGCGCGGAGCATCGGGACTGCACTCGTACTGGATCGTCAAGTACACCGACGACATGCCGGACGGACTCGACTTCGCGCAGCTGCGCTACGCGTTCTCCGCGGACACCCCCGACTTCCACTGGTTCGTCGTCGACGACGAGCGGGGCGTGCAGCAGCGGCCGCCGATCTCTGACCTGTCCCACTCCGTCACCCTGCAGGACACGACGTACGCACTGCCGGACGGATCCATCTGGTCGAAATACCAGAACGTCTCGAACCAGGAGGGCGACAACCACGTCTTCATGATCTCGAACGGCAGGGTCGGGCTGTCGCTGATCCAGGCCAGCAAGGAATCCTTCGGCGGCCCGACGCGTCAGGAACTCACCTGCCACGACTACTACGACGGGATGATCCTGCTCTGGCATCCGTTCACGTCGCACTACGGAGAGGCGGACCTCGCACCGGACCGCGGCTGGGAGAAGGTCTACGGGCCGTTCTTCCTGCACGTGGGCGAGGCATCCGCTGCCGACGAGGAGTCGACGGTCGCCGCGCTGTGGCGGGGCGCCAAGTCTGCTGCGGCGCAGCAGCGGGCGCAGTGGCCGTATGCCTGGATCGAGGACCCGGCGTATGCCGCCCACCAGCGATCCACGGTGAGCGGGAAGTTCACGGTGGCCGGCCTCGGAGCCGTGGACAACGGATGGGCCGTGCTCTACAAGGCGGAGCCGGACCGCGCCTACCAAGGCATCACGCTCGACGGATCCGACTGGCAGTATCTGGCGAAGGACTACATCTACTCGGCGAAGATCAGCGCTGGCGGGGTCTTCGAGATCCCGGCCGTGCGCCCAGGGACGTACACGCTGGCGGCGTTCACCAAGGGCGCGATGGGCGAATACCGGCGATCGAACATCACGGTCCCGGCATCCGGACACGTCGACATCGGCAACAACGTGTGGCATCCGGACCGCTTCGGGCCGACCCTGTGGCAGATCGGCACGGCCGATCGCTCGGCCGAGGAGTTCTACGTGCACGGAGGCAAGGACGGATTCCGTCGCACACTGACGTGGCTCGAGTATCCGTACGAGTTCCCGAACGATGTCGACTTCACGGTGGGCGTGGACGATCCGGCGACGAAGTGGAACTACTTCCATCCGATGCTGAAGACGCCAGGGACCCCCGCCCAGCTCGCGTGGCGCGGGACGACGGCCTCGACGGAGCTCACGGAGTGGAAAATCCGCTTCGATGCGCATCGCTATCAGAGGGGAACGGCCTACCTGGACATCGCCCTCTCCGGCGACGCCTTCGGCGGGCTGAACCTCGCGCTGAACGGCGCGCCGATCGGGACGATCGATCCCGCACCCGGCGCACCGGGCGACAACTCGTCGTACCGCCTCACGATCAGGGCGATGTATCGGCGGGTGCCCACTATCACGTTCCCGGCCACCCTCATCAAGGCCGGCGAGAATGTGCTCACCCTGACCACGGCGCACGCGCCGCAGGCGCCGACATCGGACAACTGGATGGCTCCCATCGGCGGTGTGATGTACGACACCATCCGGCTCCAGGTCAACGAAGGCGCGTGA
- a CDS encoding ZIP family metal transporter yields the protein MSPLGVAALGAVAGLTIFLGLPLGMLRADAVRLKTALNAVAVGILLFLLWDVLSQAWEPVDAALSSHQLWPAILQGLLMAGCIGIGLLGLVYVDRRSRRSIEAASAEGTADPAAASRRLAMTIAVGIGLHNFAEGLAIGTAAATGQLAFAVLLIIGFGLHNATEGFGIVAPLTGTRPSWSYLVLLGVIGGGPTFVGTVVGQFFASAVLSIAFLGLAAGSILYVIIELLAVARRANLKVLVTWCIFAGLIAGFATDAVVAAAGA from the coding sequence TTGTCCCCACTGGGTGTCGCCGCTCTCGGCGCCGTCGCCGGCCTGACGATCTTCCTGGGCCTCCCGCTCGGCATGTTGCGCGCCGACGCCGTGCGGCTGAAGACCGCGCTCAATGCGGTGGCTGTCGGCATCCTGCTGTTCCTGCTGTGGGACGTGCTCTCCCAGGCGTGGGAACCGGTCGACGCGGCGCTCTCCTCGCATCAACTCTGGCCGGCGATCCTGCAAGGGTTGCTCATGGCCGGCTGCATCGGCATCGGGCTGCTCGGTCTGGTCTACGTCGACCGACGCTCGCGCCGCAGCATCGAAGCGGCATCGGCGGAGGGGACAGCGGATCCTGCCGCGGCATCACGGCGCCTCGCGATGACCATCGCCGTCGGTATCGGCCTGCACAACTTCGCGGAGGGCCTCGCGATCGGCACGGCGGCGGCGACCGGTCAGCTGGCGTTCGCCGTGCTGCTCATCATCGGATTCGGCCTGCACAACGCCACGGAGGGCTTCGGCATCGTCGCCCCGCTCACCGGAACCCGGCCGTCCTGGTCCTATCTGGTGCTCCTCGGCGTCATCGGCGGCGGTCCTACGTTCGTCGGAACGGTCGTCGGGCAGTTCTTCGCCAGTGCCGTGCTCTCGATCGCGTTCCTCGGCCTGGCCGCCGGATCGATCCTCTACGTCATCATCGAGTTGCTCGCGGTCGCCAGACGCGCGAACCTCAAGGTCCTCGTGACGTGGTGCATCTTCGCCGGCCTCATCGCCGGTTTCGCGACGGATGCCGTGGTCGCCGCCGCAGGCGCCTAG
- a CDS encoding phosphatase PAP2 family protein, giving the protein MDLEAIDRPLAQRDADDESRRAERALTAIGHPAVWIVTGVLVLAAVVVAGLLLTAHPAWSRAEFALDRMLDAHSFALVDVTALVFDMMVSTVAALVLLSIAGLMIYLLADSVTAAVFLGFVGVSWAVSVGLAHLVDRPLLDLDAAHPLAGSGPLSFPSTPTVFGAAMIIGFVVVARRGPWRWGVTGIATASLAVLIWSRLRLAVGYPSDAVAGVVVAIAVAAIYYPLALNVVLPAIRGRVRRTRGSA; this is encoded by the coding sequence GTGGACCTGGAAGCAATCGATCGGCCGTTGGCGCAGCGCGACGCCGACGACGAGTCGCGTCGGGCCGAGCGTGCCCTGACGGCGATCGGTCACCCCGCCGTGTGGATCGTCACCGGCGTCCTCGTCCTCGCGGCCGTCGTCGTCGCGGGGTTGCTTCTGACGGCCCACCCGGCGTGGTCCCGCGCCGAGTTCGCACTCGATCGGATGCTCGACGCGCACTCGTTCGCCCTCGTGGATGTCACAGCACTGGTGTTCGACATGATGGTGAGCACCGTCGCAGCGCTCGTGCTGCTGTCGATCGCCGGGCTCATGATCTATCTCCTCGCGGATTCCGTCACCGCAGCGGTCTTCCTCGGCTTCGTCGGAGTGAGCTGGGCCGTCTCCGTCGGACTCGCGCACCTCGTCGACCGACCGCTGCTCGATCTGGACGCGGCGCATCCGCTCGCCGGGTCGGGCCCGCTCAGCTTCCCGAGCACCCCGACGGTGTTCGGCGCCGCCATGATCATCGGCTTCGTCGTGGTCGCCCGCCGCGGGCCATGGCGGTGGGGGGTCACCGGAATCGCGACGGCATCACTGGCCGTGCTCATCTGGTCGCGGCTGCGTCTTGCGGTCGGGTATCCGTCGGATGCCGTCGCAGGCGTGGTCGTCGCCATCGCCGTCGCCGCGATCTATTACCCGCTCGCGCTCAATGTCGTGCTGCCGGCCATCCGCGGCAGGGTGCGACGCACGCGCGGATCCGCGTAA
- a CDS encoding glycosyltransferase — protein MKSPIARIRRQARKVRRAAQYDWHAFWRKQPIRLGTVVYESFSGNGALCNPEAIFRGLVADPEFAEFEHLWVIADAHSAPELQREFAGDSRVHFLRYRSRAYYRALATSQYLVNNATFPSEFSKRSGQVYLNTWHGTPLKHMGFDMPEGALDSANTLRNFLAADYLLAANDFMAEGMYESAYRLANIYSGRIITEGYPRIDRQRLDAAAIDRARAALRTAGLEMEGRGVVLYAPTWHGDSFSDPEDDVDQLIEDVHSLQAAIGSEYAVLLKTHQIVHGFAASRPELRRILVPNSLPTNVILGVSDGLITDYSSIFFDYLATGRPIVFYTPDAGDYSETRGTYFPPEELPGPVAENAASAGRSMAGLLSCGCQAERYAEWQERFTPYDDGTATRRVIDIVFKGLTEGRNVRAARRDGRKRLLLFIGGMRSNGITTAAMNLLAGIDHDRYDVTALIPYSRRGWHRANQALIPPEVRQIFRIGGMNGSKLVHARRKWEERRGDVDLHNDPQGYKSLWDDEWARVFGGARFDWVADFSGYSPFWATLLLHSPQAPRAMWLHNEMAADRNREVNGKRRMLRSLGRVFALYGSYDELVSVSPRLTELNSRELAEFAPAERFVTVRNLPNVDRVLEGMRQPLTELDGHPLDPETEEVLMPEWVDRLNEHRGSWFVTVGRLSPEKNHARLIEAFAQVHAKRPDTSLLIVGTGPLRDALQDQIDGLGLQDAVTLTGAYQNPFAIMAAADCFVLSSVYEGQPMVLLEAAVCRLPIVSTAFSSVHDALPSGSIHVVGQSDEALADGLRAYLDGAVPPSALDADAYRAEVAREFAAVADAGAGVAPGTR, from the coding sequence GTGAAGTCACCCATCGCCCGCATCCGCCGACAAGCCAGAAAGGTGCGTCGTGCCGCGCAATACGACTGGCACGCGTTCTGGCGCAAGCAGCCCATCCGCCTCGGCACCGTCGTGTACGAGTCGTTCTCGGGCAACGGCGCGCTGTGCAATCCGGAGGCGATCTTCCGCGGGCTGGTGGCCGATCCGGAGTTCGCGGAGTTCGAGCACCTCTGGGTGATCGCGGATGCCCACTCCGCCCCCGAACTGCAGCGTGAGTTCGCCGGGGATTCGCGTGTGCACTTCCTTCGGTATCGGAGCCGGGCCTATTACCGAGCCCTGGCCACCAGCCAGTACCTGGTCAACAACGCGACGTTCCCGTCCGAGTTCAGCAAGCGAAGCGGACAGGTCTACCTCAACACGTGGCACGGAACACCGCTCAAGCACATGGGCTTCGACATGCCGGAGGGCGCGCTCGACTCCGCGAACACACTGCGCAACTTCCTCGCAGCGGACTACCTGCTCGCCGCCAACGACTTCATGGCCGAGGGCATGTACGAGAGCGCCTACCGGCTCGCCAACATCTACTCCGGTCGGATCATCACAGAGGGATACCCCAGGATCGACCGGCAGCGCCTGGATGCCGCAGCCATCGACCGGGCGCGGGCGGCGCTTCGCACTGCCGGCCTGGAGATGGAGGGCCGGGGAGTCGTGCTGTACGCGCCGACCTGGCACGGCGACTCGTTCAGCGATCCGGAAGACGACGTCGATCAGCTCATCGAGGACGTGCACAGCCTGCAAGCGGCGATCGGATCCGAGTACGCGGTGCTGCTGAAGACGCACCAGATCGTGCACGGCTTCGCGGCGTCGCGGCCGGAGCTGCGGCGCATCCTCGTTCCCAATTCACTGCCGACGAACGTGATCCTCGGCGTCTCGGACGGCCTGATCACGGACTACTCGTCGATCTTCTTCGACTACCTCGCCACTGGACGGCCGATCGTGTTCTACACGCCGGACGCCGGCGACTACTCCGAGACCAGGGGCACGTACTTCCCGCCCGAGGAGCTGCCCGGCCCTGTGGCCGAGAATGCCGCTTCCGCCGGACGCAGCATGGCGGGCCTGCTGAGCTGCGGCTGCCAGGCGGAACGCTACGCGGAGTGGCAGGAACGCTTCACCCCGTACGACGACGGCACAGCGACGCGTCGCGTGATCGACATCGTCTTCAAGGGCCTGACGGAGGGGCGCAATGTGCGCGCTGCCCGCCGCGACGGACGCAAACGTCTCCTCTTGTTCATCGGAGGCATGCGCTCGAACGGCATCACCACGGCGGCGATGAACCTCCTCGCCGGGATCGACCACGATCGCTACGACGTGACTGCGCTGATCCCGTACTCCCGACGAGGCTGGCACCGGGCCAACCAGGCGCTCATCCCGCCCGAGGTGCGTCAGATCTTCCGCATCGGCGGCATGAACGGCAGCAAGCTCGTGCACGCGCGTCGCAAGTGGGAGGAGCGGCGCGGAGACGTCGACCTGCACAACGACCCGCAGGGATACAAGTCGCTGTGGGACGACGAATGGGCCCGCGTCTTCGGGGGCGCGCGCTTCGACTGGGTGGCGGATTTCAGCGGCTACAGCCCGTTCTGGGCCACTCTGCTGCTGCACTCGCCGCAGGCCCCGCGAGCGATGTGGCTGCACAACGAGATGGCGGCGGACCGCAACCGGGAGGTGAACGGCAAACGGCGCATGCTGCGCAGCCTCGGCCGGGTGTTCGCCCTGTACGGGTCGTACGACGAGCTCGTGTCGGTATCCCCTCGGCTCACTGAGCTCAACAGCCGGGAGCTCGCCGAGTTCGCGCCCGCCGAGCGCTTCGTGACGGTGCGGAACCTGCCCAATGTGGACCGCGTGCTGGAGGGGATGCGTCAGCCGCTGACCGAGTTGGACGGGCATCCGCTCGATCCGGAGACCGAAGAGGTGCTGATGCCCGAGTGGGTGGACCGGCTCAACGAGCACCGCGGCAGCTGGTTCGTCACCGTCGGACGTCTGTCGCCGGAGAAGAATCACGCCCGATTGATCGAAGCGTTCGCTCAGGTGCACGCAAAGCGGCCGGACACCAGCTTGCTGATCGTCGGCACCGGTCCCCTCCGCGATGCGCTGCAGGATCAGATCGACGGCCTCGGTCTCCAGGATGCCGTGACGCTTACCGGTGCTTACCAGAACCCGTTCGCGATCATGGCCGCGGCCGACTGCTTCGTGCTGTCCAGCGTCTACGAGGGTCAGCCCATGGTGCTGCTCGAGGCTGCGGTCTGCCGGCTTCCGATCGTGTCGACTGCGTTCTCGTCCGTACACGATGCGCTGCCGTCCGGGTCCATCCACGTCGTCGGCCAGAGCGATGAGGCGCTCGCCGATGGCCTGCGCGCCTATCTGGACGGCGCCGTGCCGCCCAGCGCCCTTGACGCCGACGCGTACAGGGCCGAGGTGGCAAGGGAGTTCGCCGCTGTCGCGGATGCAGGGGCGGGTGTTGCACCTGGCACGAGGTGA